The genomic segment AACAACTGGCCAACAACTGATCAACAACTGGTCAACAACTGGCCAACAACTGGTCAACAACTGGTCAACAACTGGCCAACAACTGGTCAACAACTGGTCAACAACTGATCAACAACTGGCCAACAACTGGTCAACAACTGGTCAACAACTGGCCAACAACTGATCAACAATTGGTCAACAACTGGCCAACAACTGATCAACAACTGACCAACAACTGATCAACAACTGATCAACAACTGATCAACAACTGGTCAACAACTGATCAACAACTGATCAACAACTGATCAACAACTGGTCAACAACTGACCAACAACTGGTCAACAACTGATCAACAACTGGTCAACAACTGATCAACAACTGGTCAACAACTGATCAACAACTGATCAACAACTGATCAACAACTGGTCAACAACTGATCAACAACTGATCAACAACTGACCAACAACTGATCAACAACTGACCAACAACTGATCAACAACTGGTCAACAACTGATCAACAACTGATCAACAACTGGTCAACAACTGGTCAACAACTGGCCAACAACTGATCAACAACTGGCCAACAACTGGTCAACAACTGATCAACAACTGATCAACAACTGATCAACAACTGGTCAACAACTGGTCAACAACTGATCAACAACTGATCAACAACTGATCAACAACTGGCCAACAACTGGTCAACAACTGGTCAACAACTGATCAACAATTGGTCAACAACTGATCAACAACTGATCAACAACTGGCCAACAACTGATCAACAACTGATCAACAACTGGCCAACAACTGGTCAACAACTGATCAACAACTGGCCAACAACTGGTCAACAACTGGTCAACAACTGGTCAACAACTGATCAACAACTGATCAACAACTGGCCAACAACTGGTCAACAACTGGCCAACAACTGATCAACAACTGGCCAACAACTGATCAACAACTGGCCAACAACTGATCAACAACTGGTCAACAACTGATCAACAATTGGTCAACAACTGATCAACAACTGGTCAACAACTGATCAACAACTGGTCAACAACTGATCAACAATTGGTCAACAACTGATCAACAACTGATCAACAACTGATCAACAACTGGTCAACAACTGGTCAACAACTGATCAACAACTGGTCAACAACTGATCAACAACTGGCCAACAACTGATCAACAACTGGCCAACAACTGATCAACAACTGATCAACAACTGATCAACAACTGGTCAACAACTGATCAACAACTGGCCAACAACTGATCAACAACTGATCAACAACTGATCAACAACTGGTCAACAACTGATCAACAACTGGTCAACAACTGATCAACAACTGATCAACAACTGGTCAACAACTGATCAACAACTGATCAACAACTGATCAACAACTGGTCAACAACTGATCAACAACTGATCAACAACTGGTCAACAACTGATCAACAACTGGCCAACAACTGGTCAACAACTGATCAACAACTGATCAACAACTGGTCAACAACTGATCAACAACTGATCAACAACTGATCAACAACTGATCAACAACTGATTAACAACTGATCAACAACTGATCAACAACTGGCCAACAACTGATCAACAACTGATCAACAACTGGTCAACAACTGATCAACAACTGATCAACAACTGTCAACAACTGATCAACAACTGATCAACAACTGATCAAAGACAATGCAAGAAAACCCATTAACAAGATCAAGACATGGTTtcccagaggttatcttgaggttatcttgaggttatcttgagatgatttcggggctttagtgtccccgcggctcggtcctcgaccaggcctccacccccaggaagcagcccgtgacagctgactaacaccccaggtacctattttactgctaggtaacaggggcatagggtgaaagaaactctgcccattgtttctcgccggcgcctgggatcgaacccaggaccacaggatcacaagtccagcgtcatTATTAGCATGGCCCTGTTAGactaagtacacacacacgacccagaGTGATCAGTGAGTACCACAAGCCGCTCAAGACAACCACACATGAGCtaagacaaccccccccccccacctcttgaCTCCAAGATGGACTACTCACGTTTCTTGAGGATCTCTGTTATCTCCGGGTCGAAGAGGTCAGGAATCCTGGTCTCCATCACCATTAGGAGATCGATGCCCACCTCCGCTAGAGTGGTCATGGGCGTGTCCTGCTGCTCTCCCACGGTGGGTGACGTTGGCGTGggcgtggtgggtggtgatgctaGCGTGGGCGTGGTGGGGAGTGATGCTAGCGTGggcgtggtgggtggtgatgctaGCGTGGGCGTGGTGGGAGGTGATGTGGGCGTGGAGAGGTTGggtggtgtagagggcagggTTAAAGGTGTCGAGGAAGCTAGTGTGAGaagaggtggtagtgtgggtggtgtgtgtgggtgctgtgtggGCTGTGGCATGGGCGTGGGAGGTGGCGTGTCAGAGGTGAGTGTGGGgaggggtggttgtgtggtgggttgtggtggtgtggaagggggtggtggtgatgtggtagcaggtggtggcagtggtggtgtggtaggtagtgattgtgtggtaggcggtggtggtgtggtaggcagtggttgtgtggtaggcggtggtggtgtggtaggcaGTGGTTCTGTGgtaggcggtggtggtgtggtaggcagtggttgtgtggtaggcggtggtggtgtggtaggcaGTGGTTCTGTGgtaggcggtggtggtgtggtaggcagtggttgtgtggtaggcggtggtggtgtggtaggtagtggtggtggtgtgataggTAATGGTGACGTGgaaggtggcggtggtggtggtggtgtggtaggtggtaggggtggtgttggtggtagtgtcgtaagttgtggtggtggtggtgtggaaggtggttgtggtggttgtggtggtagaggtgtagAAGAAATCATCAGTGCTGAtacggtggcagcagcagcagcaggtgactGTAAGGTAGCCGAGACCATTGTGCTAGTGATTGCTATGCCAGACGCTACCTCTATCACATCCACGTCTGTGGTACCTGTAGCAGGAGGCAGCGTGCCAGGCGGCGTGGCAGGCGGCGTGGCAGGCGGCGTGGCAGGCGGCGTGGCAGGCGGCGTGGCAGGCGGCGTGGCAGGCGGCGTCATGGCATATATCCCCGCTGCCACAGCTGGTGCAGCTGTGGCAGCGCCTGTATGGACTTGTGGCGCCCTCTGTGGCACCTCTACTGTTGTCCAGCTAGCAGCTGCCTCCGTGAGTGTGGTGGTCAAGCTTTCACGCTCGTAGTCTGACTGTAGAGTACTCACGGGTGTCGTGAGGGAGGGTGTCGTGAGGGAGGGTGCTGTGAGGGAGGGTGTCGTGAGGGAGGGtgctgtgagggagggtggggggtgtgagggtgctgtgagggagggaggagggagggcagcagcaggaggagggtggGGCATAGAGAAGAACAGTTTGGGCACAGACTCTACCAATGCCCTGCAGCTCTCAGTCTCCATCGACCTGTTCCCACTATCTGAAGAATTAAAGACAATTCTTCTGTAAAGGTCAATTCAGGACTTTAAAGATCAACTCATAACTTTTAACATTAAACTTGACAGCTAAAATTAAAGGTGTACGtacgtgtgtgagtgagtgagtgagtgagtgagtgagtgagtgagtgagtgtctgtgtgtattaataatattgtatatataaatgGCAAACCTCCACTAATATAGCTCATAATCAGTCCATCATTCTGGGCTTGTGCAAGCATCTACTCAGATCTAGAGGTGTGCCCGAGCCGCTCAGTGGGATGAGGATCCCCACACAGTAAACACTGTCAACTCCCAAAGATTCacatacactgaacacaagcacaAAAGCACTGCTTTCAACTTAAGCACACGGCTTTGTCAACTGCCTGAAGGGACTGGCCGTAGAGTGAGCGCTCACACAAGTAACGGAAGCAACAAAGCAGAAATAGCACTACATAATGTGTCAAACATATTGATCAAAATGGAAGTGATGCTGACCTGGAGTGAGGTCGGTGAGGCGCGCAGGTGATGCCATGATGATGCCCGTCGCCACCTGAGGGAGGCTCAACAccgccagcaccagcaccagcaggttcTCCAGCACCTGAAGACGCCCCCTCGCCTGCCCGACCACTGTCGCCTCGCCACACATCACCGGCTACGAGACGAGCACACGAAGTCGAAGACGTCCGTGCACACAGGAGGTCGAAGTCGTCCACGGACACAGGAGATCGAAGTCGTCCGCGCACAATCTAAGTTTTCCAAGTTGTCAAAGTCGTGGATATATGCTTCAGTAAGAGCGAAACTTGGCGTGGCTTACCCTTGTGGGAGACAGGAAGCCCTTCAGGAATATCGAAGTCCCCCTTCCGTCAAGTACTCATCTTCCCCATCATGCAACCCACACTAGTTACCTAATTCccgggtgcctatttactgctaggtgaagagaggcattAGGTGCAGGGAGACGTGTCGAAAGTCTCTATCCTGCTGGGAGAATCGAACCCTAGACTTTTGCATTCGCGAATTGACTCTGGTGCCCATACGCTGGTGAGCGGAACTTTGTATGACATAACATACAACTATATGTAACCTGGAGAAGCTAAGGTCTCTTGTGTAACAATCTTGCACAGTCTTGCACAACACACCACAGTTTTCCCCATTGTTGCGAAGACTTGAACGAGGTGAGACATTGAAGTATGGCGATGAGCATCCTTAAATAAGTTGCCATAACCTGGCGCCAGCTATGGAGGGAGAAACCCAAAGGGCCCCGAGCAGCTGCTTGGAACAGGAATATTTACTGTTCCCACTGTTGCTGAGGACATGAGGTACTCTGGATTACTGTGAGAGCGTACCTCGTCTGCGCCTGTTCAGCCCCCACTGGGTACTGCTGGTACCTCAACCACGTCTCCCGGTAACTACCCGAGGCTCCTCCAAGTGCTTCCGGTtcaaggttggggggggggggggaggggcggggtgTCCTGGGAAGTCCAGGTCAAGTTAAACAACCTTTTATTGAGGCGTTGGTGTGGCTCCTAGCTACTGGCCTGGTCGTTAGTGTCACACACCTGACCTGGTCGGTGTCACACACCCGGCCTGGTCGGTGTCACACACCTGACCTGGTCGGTGGTGTCACACACCCGGCCTGGTCGGTGTCACACACCTGACCTGGTCGGTGGTGTCACACACCCGGCCTGGTCGGTGTCACACACCCGGCCTGGTCGTTAGTGTCACACACCTGACCTGGTCGGTGTCACACACCCGGCCTGGTCGGTGTCACACACCTGACCTGGTCGGTGGTGTCACACACCCGGCCTGGTCGGTGTCACACACCCGGCCTGGTCGTTAGTGTCACACACCTGACCTGGTCGGTGTCACACACCCGGCCTGGTCGGTGTCACACACCCGGCCTGGTCGGTGGTGTCACACACCCGGCCTGGTCGGTGGTGTCACACACCCGGCCTGGTCGGTGGTGTCACACACCCGGCCTGGTCGGTGGCGTCACACCCGGCCTGGTCGGTGTCACACACCCGGCCTGGTCGGTGGCGTCACACCCGGCCTGGTCGGTGTCACACACCCGGCCTGGTCGGTGTCACACACCCGGCCTGGTTGATGTCACACACCCGGCCTGGTCGGTGGTGTCACACACCTGGCCTGGTCGTTAGTGTCACACACCTGACCTGGTCGGTGTCACACACCTGGCCTGGTCGGTGTCACACACCTGGCCTGGTCGGTGTCACACACCTGGCCTGGTCGGTGTCACACACCCGGCCTGGTCGGTGTCACACACCCGGCCTGGTCGGTGTCACACACCCGGCCTGGTCGGTGTCACACACCCGGCCTGGTCGGTGTCACACACCCGGCCTGGTCGGTGTCACACACCCGGCCTGGTCGGTGTCACACACCCGGCCTGGTCGGTGTCACACACCTGGCCTGGTCGGTGTCACACACCCGGCCTGGTCGGTGTCACACACCTGGCCTGGTCGGTGTCACACACCCGGCCTGGTCGGTGTCACACACCCGGCCTGGTCGGTGTCACACACCCGGCCTGGTCGGTGTCACACACCTGGCCTGGTCGGTGTCACACACCCGGCCTGGTCGGTGTCACACACCCGGCCTGGTCGGTGTCACACACCCGGCCTGGTCGGTGTCACACACCCGGCCTGGTCGGTGTCACACGCCCGGCCTGGTCGGTGTCACACACCCGGCCTGGTCGGTGTCACACACCCGGCCTGGTCGGTGGTGTCACACACCCGGCCTTTGTTTTTGGTCACACACATTTACTTGCGTCTGACACCCAGCAATAACTAGCTACAAGGGAGCCaggcgactgttgtgggttgcatctcgAGGGGGAATAAGGTCAATCATTATCCTAAGGTGACCTagataagcctaacaggcttcaTGTCCCCGGCAAAGGTGGAACCATTAACCCGGTGTCGCTGGTAACAATTATATAACACTGGTATATAACACACAATGAACAAGCACAGAACATACCTTAGAACGTGGCGCAGTTCTCACACTATCAGAAGCGTTTGGGGAGGTGAGAGAGCGCAGCATAGTGCGCGCGCGGGTTAGACATTTGACCCAGCGTCAGAGAGACGGAATGAGCGCAAGCTGAACACTGCGCAGTCGACGATTCCTGAACTGTCGTCGttccagatttagctactcagaaccaagtgtccatgtagcacgggctatggtgagcccgtaagatacCTGGATACTACCGACAAGTTAAAGGGACGTGACACAAGAGGTGACTCAGGACATGGGAATAAGGAATAACTTCACCGCTGACAATAACTTCACCGTTCACTAAGTCAACTTTACGTGACACAAGGTAGAGGCGCTGGACTGTGTACCGTGTCACTAACGACAGCTTCACCGTTCACCAAGACAAGTAGAGTCACTGGACAGCACTGCACCTCCCACCACACT from the Procambarus clarkii isolate CNS0578487 chromosome 69, FALCON_Pclarkii_2.0, whole genome shotgun sequence genome contains:
- the LOC123772134 gene encoding WAS/WASL-interacting protein family member 3, yielding MCGEATVVGQARGRLQVLENLLVLVLAVLSLPQVATGIIMASPARLTDLTPDSGNRSMETESCRALVESVPKLFFSMPHPPPAAALPPPSLTAPSHPPPSLTAPSLTTPSLTAPSLTTPSLTTPVSTLQSDYERESLTTTLTEAAASWTTVEVPQRAPQVHTGAATAAPAVAAGIYAMTPPATPPATPPATPPATPPATPPATPPGTLPPATGTTDVDVIEVASGIAITSTMVSATLQSPAAAAATVSALMISSTPLPPQPPQPPSTPPPPQLTTLPPTPPLPPTTPPPPPPPSTSPLPITPPPLPTTPPPPTTQPLPTTPPPPTTEPLPTTPPPPTTQPLPTTPPPPTTEPLPTTPPPPTTQPLPTTPPPPTTQSLPTTPPLPPPATTSPPPPSTPPQPTTQPPLPTLTSDTPPPTPMPQPTQHPHTPPTLPPLLTLASSTPLTLPSTPPNLSTPTSPPTTPTLASPPTTPTLASLPTTPTLASPPTTPTPTSPTVGEQQDTPMTTLAEVGIDLLMVMETRIPDLFDPEITEILKKPYLERVRFANLEMVHKILQAPPLEEDKCPLVTLERRLLHLRRVLGLLLLVLPQSLHELTEALWNDDLQNNFFRQESEKNILDVSSCRECYIKDPLGVCRQVFYCKFGADVSRRTMPSSPDILSILNG